From the genome of Candidatus Woesearchaeota archaeon:
AAAATCTTCCGGTTTTTTCACAGCAAGGCTTATTAAGCAGAGTATCTGATATTCTTGAAACCCGCTGCGCGGAGCGGAACAATGGCAAAAAATGCATTGCCCCAGTTTGAGGGTTATACAGTCGATCTACGACTTAGACAGTTTAGGAAAATAACAAAAACAAAGATGGAATTTGTTGATTTTTATTCAGTTAAAGGGGGAAAAATGGTCTCGAGATATATCAACTTTTTGAATGATCAGTTGGAGAGGATTGCCCAATATCAAAAAAATTAAGAGGAGCTATTAAAGGGAATTTAAATTTTCATCCTTGATCTAAAATAGTTTTCTACTTCTTTATCTACAAAATAGACATAACATCCTTTAATTCCCCTTGACATCAATACCCTATAAATGTTTTTTACATATTCATCAAATTTAAGTCTATCCTTCTTTTTTTTCAACATTGGGTCTTTAGTTCCCCCAATATCGGTGATTAGGCACTTATTTTTAGAATCATATTTAAGATCAGGACCAACAATTACTCCAACATAATCAAATTCAAATCCCTGAACGGTATAGATACAACCAACCTGTTTTATTCCCTCAGGTTTGTATGCCCATTCATACCAAGGCACATACCCTTGTGGTGGCTTGATATTCCCATGTGTCTCCCAAGGCAAACTAAAATCTTCAATTTTTACATCCCTTACCAGATTCCCAGTTTGATCAAGTTCTGTTGACCACGGCCAACAATAACCTGCAACAAGTCTTGCAGTGACTCCTTTTTGAGAATTTTTTTCAGTTATAGTTTGATAAAGAAGTTTAGGAGAATTAAATATTTGAAAATCGAAGTTATCTTCTTTTGTTAAAATCAGTTTTGTTGAAGTATGACCAAGAACAGATTCGAGCCAATCCAAATAGTTGTCAGAACCATTGCACCTGAATTGAGATAACAACTCTGTTTCTTCGATTCTTTTCCCAAGTTTTTTTGCTGATTCTCTAATCAGGTTAGTGTTTCCAACTTCCGCACCCCTAATAACTTGCCGGTCATCAATAAAAAAGATCGATGTTTTCGCACACCTAATCAGTTGTTCTATCTGCGGCATATTTGTTCTGTACTCTTTTTTGGTAAAACGATGATCTGATTTTTCACCAATTCTATGAGCTTCGTCAACAATCAAAATATCTAGTTCGTTTTCATTAATTCGAGCAGGAACAAAAGGATTTAAGTTAGTAAATAAAACTTTTGCATTAATGTCCCCCACTTTTTGCCCATGTTCCATCTTATATTTGATTGCTTCAATCAAAGGTTTAGATCTAGATGCAAAAAAAATCTTATATTTCTTTTCTTTATTTGCTGCAAATTCAGCTAAAATATGCAGTGCAATCACTGTCTTTCCAGTTCCGGGTGCACCTTTCACTATTATTGCACTGTTTTCTTGGTTATGTTCTGCTTTTTTTACTTTGTCGATGATAAGATTTCTTGCATAAATTTGATCATCAAGCAGATTAAAATCAGATTCATTTTTTATAACGTTTGAAGCATTATCTAAAAGTTTTCTTGAAGGTCTTTTAGGAGATTCCATAAATTTGTTAAAAATATCAAATCCGTCTTTTTTACTAAGTAAAAATTTTAGTCTAGCTGCTAGTATCTCGATGTCACTTTTCGTGTAAATTGGAAACTTTGCTATGAGTTCTTTATATCGGGGGTCAAATAAACCTTCCATTCCCTCAAAGTTGTAGTTTGGACAATAGACACACCCAACAAGACAAGTATCACTTTCTTCAAATATTTCTACAAACCCGATCAGATAATTATGATAACCCTGAACCTGTTGCGAAGGGTGTGCAACTTTTCTTTTGTCGCCCCCAGTATAAGTTTCCACAAAGTTTCCTTCTGCAGAAAGCGCTTCAACTGATTCCCATTGTTTCATCTCAATATGGATGATCATCCCTCTTCCTTCTTCATTTTTTCCAAACAATAAACAATCAATTCTTTTTTGCGTATAAGGAACTTGATACTCAAAAGAAAGATAAATATCCTGCAATTCACTTAATTCAAGAATGTTTTTGATCTCTTTTCCACTTTCCCTCCACGATCTACGTTCAGAATCGCCGGGTTTTCGACCATACAATCTCAAAAACTCGTTTTCCATCTTATCTGTGAATTTGTTTAGTACTACGTCTTTAAAGAACTCTTGTTGAGGTGCATCATAAAGTAGTTCTCTGTTTAGCATATTAATACTCCGTATATTTTTTGTTTAAACCTTTCACTGTCTCAACTGGATATTTTTGCTCATTTTTCTTCATTTTGTGATCAAACTCAGTAGTAAGATCTATATCATATCGTTGTGCCAATCTGAGCAAAAAGTAGAATACATCAGCCATTTCTTCGGTTATTTCCTTTCGTTTGTTTAAATCATGAAACATACTTTCAACTTCTTTTTCGGATTTAAACCTAAAATGTTCCAGTAGTTCACTGGCTTCAGTTATGATTCCTATTGCTAAGTCCTTAGCATTATGATATTGATCCCAATCTCGTTCATCACAAAACGTTTTAACTTTTTCTTTTAATTCATTAATATTGGTTTTGTGGTCCATAAGAGTAGTTAGATTAAAAGAGAGGTTTATAAAACTTGTCACGCTTCCAAAGCCTAGATTATCTGCTGATTTATAAAGACTAGATTGACAAAATGACAAGATATAAATACCACCGAGAGTAGTATAATAAATTAAGAATGAATGTAGAAGAGGTGAAATACTAAATAAGATTCTTTTAGAGTGATAGATAAAAGTGATAGCGTGTCTCCTATGATGAAAACCGAATTTATGCAAGAAACAAAGAGATTTCAAGAGTTTGAAGATAAGGCTCTGAGCCAAGTTATGGAAGTTTCTAAAAGATTATTGGAAACGTTTAGGTTTAGAAGGTTTTATGACTTATCTGTTTCTGAAGAGATTAATAAAAAGACACTTGAGGGAATAAGAGAATTCAGAAATAAGAATAAAATATCACTCGATGATAGAGAGAGCTATCAAAGATATTTAAAATTAGTAGATTAGAATTTTCTCTTCATCATCCATTGTTTAATTTCGGTTTCTTTTATTCTATCAGATTTAGCAAGTGGAATGATATTTAAACCTAACTCTTCACACGTCTTTAAAAATCCTGTGTCTCCTGAGTGAACGATGGTTATACCTTCAGCAAGAAAGCCTGCGATTATTATCACATCGTTCGGACCGATATGAAAACGCTGATTTTGTGTTTTTTCAACTACACGCTGATTATAAGTTTGCACATGTTGTTCTAGAAGATTATCAGATTCACGAGTGATTTTTTCAAGAAGAAAGGTGTTGCATAGGTTTTGCCAAGCTTCTTTTGCTTCTATTTTTGTAAAATGATACTGGTTAATCAGGACACCAATGACCTCAGAAACTGAGATTTCATGATAATAAAATAAGTTTGGAGGAAAAGCAAAATGCCCTTTCTTAAACTGGTTAAAATCTCCTGCAAAAGCAACAATAATGTTTATAAGGGTACTTGAGTCTAAACCATTTTTTACAATACCCTTGATTGAAAGCTGGCCTGAAAGGACATAATAGGTACTTTCTGTTTTTTGATTTGTTGTCATAAATTGCCCCTTTAGTATTAAATCAGAAGCAGCCAAGGGATTGCCCACTCCCCTGGACCACCCCTTTATGATACAAAAAATGATTAAACTATTTAAAGATTGTGTTTAAAACTCACCTTTTCCATACTGTTCCACACACTTTTATCTTTCCTATTAATCACAATATTTATCCATCCCCCTGTCCACCACACTGCACACGTTCGCCGCAATCGCCCACACACCTCACTTCCCCCACCCTCTTACCTTTGTCCCACAGCCATACATCTTTCTTTCATGCCAGCAGTCGCAGCAGAGCCGTGCGATTGATTCGTTGACCGCATTACGCGCCTTTGCCCAGGTTAGACCGTGTTTTAACTGAATTCTCTGTTTGAGTAAGAATAATTCATCATCAACGTCGGCGAGAATTTGTTGTTTTTGCGTTAGTTTAACCATGCTACCACCTCAAGCTTCGCTCATTGATTATGTGATGGTTATATATCTTACGCATATCACGATATTATGCCGACAACGCCACAACAGTTATAAACCTCATAGGTTTTATGATCGAAATGGGGCTTGACATCTTCGAAGATATTGTTGCAACTTGGTTACAAACTAACGGATATTTTATGATGAACAATATTAGGTATGGTCATAACCAAGAGATTGATGTTTTAGCAACAAAATTGGGAAAGAATGGAATTATTCACATTGAAGTTTCCTGTTCATCAAATCCTAGTGATATTGTGGGAACAAAGAATCACGAAAAAATTGGTTATGAACAAGCAGCAATAAATTTTGCAGAAAAGAAATTCTTTAATAAAGAAGTCAAGGGAAAAATTCTTGCTTTGTCTGGTCAGGAACCGAAAGAGAGATGGTTTATCCATGCAATAATGGACGAACCGAAGCAGTTGGATATACTACGCGAAAAAGGTATTAAACCGATCAACATTAAAGATGTGATAAAAGATATTCAATCATCAGATCTGAGGGATTCTTCAGGAAATAAGAGGATAAAACAGCTTTTTGATATAATCAAAAAGATTAATGAGCAACAGAGCATCTCCACCCCATCACATCAACATCCACCTTTATGAACATCACGCATAGTCCTTTTGATTGAGTATTTTATTCTTGAAATGGGTCAGCGCGCATTTTTTGGAGCAGAAATAAACTTGGCGACCCTTCCAAGTTCTTTCGTTACACCTAAACATATAAAAGAGATATAGTTTTTGTGCGTCAGCTTTGCAATTTGCGCATGATATACTTTTTTTCTTTTTTAGGCATACGCCTTCAAAGCAAGATTGAAGCAATGCAGGAGTAAGTTTTTTCTTTTCTTTGGTGGTGAGGCGAACACCGAGAAACGTGCCGATGCGAGTATTGATATCGGGGTACTTTGAGGCGTTTAGTTTCTTGATTTGAGGAGAGGAAATCTTGCGAATACAATCGAAAGAGCAGACGCGTTCACCTGTACTGATAGCTGATGAATTGAGAAGATTTTGTTTATAAAAAGAGAATTCGAATTGTGCACCCTTTTTTCCACAGACAGTACAGGGGTTTGATACGCCATTCTTGGCGAAGGTGATGACTTTATCCCAGTTAATATTCAGTTCGTCAAATTCTGTTAAGTTATTGATAGGAGAAGAATCAAAGGGATAAAAAGTAGTATACAAAAAATTTTCAATTTTGTTTTTTAATATACTCATGCTGCACACCCCCATAAAGTTCCGACAGGGGAAGAGTATAAAAAAGTTTCTTGTCACTGAAAAGGAGGTTGATTAACAGTGATTTAAATAAGGAGATAATCCCGTCACAACCTTTAAATTACCCATCCTGTCTTGTCCAGTGGTTGGATGTGCCATCACGCAACCATTCCACACCTCCAGAAAAATATTCAGGGCACATTAGGAGCATTGTGATTAGATGATGACCGGGTGTGCAGTGCCACATGCTATGAGGTGGCATGCAGAAAGAGGTATGGGTGAACTACCGCTGGCTGAAGCCCACGAGTTCAGGCGCTGCCTGCGCCCTTAAAGTAATTTCTCCATCTCGAGCATGAATTCTTTCGCTCTGTTCAGGGAAGTGGTTGCCTTGCCATGGAGTTCAGCTTCTTTCATTTCGTATTGGACATCGCTTCTCTTCTTCCTTTCAAAGTCAAAAGTCTCAATCAAAGCGTCTGTTTTTATGCCGGCGAGCGCCTCCTGTTGGGCTTTTTCATATTCTTCAAGCAGTGATTTTTTCAGTTTGTTTCTGACAAAGACAATGAGGGCATCGGCAGTTATTTTGTGGGATATCTTTTCCCCTATTTTGTATCCGAGTTTGTAGAGGACAGCATTGGCACTATAGTACATCGCATAGTAGGACGTAACAATAATCCACAAATCAGATTTCTTGTTTTGAAGCAGGAAACCAGCAATCTCAAGGCTATCCTTGGCATTTCGGCGCAAGATGGTATAAATAGGTTCCTGAAAGGATTGCTTTTTTAGGAGCCCGTCTTCAATGTATGCACGGACATTTTTTTCAGCTTCCTTAATTCTTGGTTCATCGAGCATTCGCGATCATCCGGTAATAGTCTTCTATTCCGAACAGAATAATGTTGTTTTTTATTGCTTCTGAAACAACGGTAAATTCTGTAGACTTGAGCATTGTCTGGAAATCAGCATACGTAATGGACGTGAGATGAATAGGTAAAGGAAGGAGATTAGCTTGTTCTTCTATCTGTTCTGGCCGGTCGGTGATGAGAAGCAAGTCAATATCAGAATGGGTTGTTTGCTTTTTTTTCGCATGAGAGCCAAAGAGGAGTAAAATAAACTGTTGGTTTATTCCTCTGAAGCGGGAGTACAGTACGTTAAAGTTCTTATTGCGCGTTAATTCCTGCAGCCGGTGGTGTTCTACCGTAAAAACAGAAGCATTGAAGTTTCGGTTAAAAGAACAGATGATGGTGTTTCCGTGCCGCACGGCGCTGATAACCCCTTCGCCCTGCAGTTTTTGCACGGCACCATACGCTGATTTGTAGTTTATTTTTCGTTTGAGAGCAATCTGCCGGATACTCAAATTGAGCTCTTGATGCTCTATAAGCAGGCGGAGGATGTTCAGTTTTTCATTATCCATTGTTAACCATACTAGTATGGTTTGTAACCATATATTTAAATGTTTCGGTACTGAAACAGTTAAAAGTGGTGAAATGCATGGCCAAAAAGGAGGAAATGAGTCGGCTACAGATTGTAGTCAACTGAAAACATATTTAGGAGTGGCAAATAATTCATCCCCGCCCAACTCGTTCTCTTCACGCTTCAGCCGCACATTCAGTATACGAATCAGCAAGGCCGTAGCGGTCGCTGACGGCGGTTGTTATTTGCTG
Proteins encoded in this window:
- a CDS encoding DUF2075 domain-containing protein, with product MLNRELLYDAPQQEFFKDVVLNKFTDKMENEFLRLYGRKPGDSERRSWRESGKEIKNILELSELQDIYLSFEYQVPYTQKRIDCLLFGKNEEGRGMIIHIEMKQWESVEALSAEGNFVETYTGGDKRKVAHPSQQVQGYHNYLIGFVEIFEESDTCLVGCVYCPNYNFEGMEGLFDPRYKELIAKFPIYTKSDIEILAARLKFLLSKKDGFDIFNKFMESPKRPSRKLLDNASNVIKNESDFNLLDDQIYARNLIIDKVKKAEHNQENSAIIVKGAPGTGKTVIALHILAEFAANKEKKYKIFFASRSKPLIEAIKYKMEHGQKVGDINAKVLFTNLNPFVPARINENELDILIVDEAHRIGEKSDHRFTKKEYRTNMPQIEQLIRCAKTSIFFIDDRQVIRGAEVGNTNLIRESAKKLGKRIEETELLSQFRCNGSDNYLDWLESVLGHTSTKLILTKEDNFDFQIFNSPKLLYQTITEKNSQKGVTARLVAGYCWPWSTELDQTGNLVRDVKIEDFSLPWETHGNIKPPQGYVPWYEWAYKPEGIKQVGCIYTVQGFEFDYVGVIVGPDLKYDSKNKCLITDIGGTKDPMLKKKKDRLKFDEYVKNIYRVLMSRGIKGCYVYFVDKEVENYFRSRMKI
- a CDS encoding nucleotide pyrophosphohydrolase, with translation MDHKTNINELKEKVKTFCDERDWDQYHNAKDLAIGIITEASELLEHFRFKSEKEVESMFHDLNKRKEITEEMADVFYFLLRLAQRYDIDLTTEFDHKMKKNEQKYPVETVKGLNKKYTEY
- a CDS encoding nucleotidyltransferase domain-containing protein; this encodes MDNEKLNILRLLIEHQELNLSIRQIALKRKINYKSAYGAVQKLQGEGVISAVRHGNTIICSFNRNFNASVFTVEHHRLQELTRNKNFNVLYSRFRGINQQFILLLFGSHAKKKQTTHSDIDLLLITDRPEQIEEQANLLPLPIHLTSITYADFQTMLKSTEFTVVSEAIKNNIILFGIEDYYRMIANAR